One Deinococcus depolymerans genomic region harbors:
- a CDS encoding YkgJ family cysteine cluster protein produces the protein MAPRSPVTRDCTACGACCAAPDIHALGKPLGVPCVHLGPDQGCGHLCAVYDSRPGVCRAYQPDWVCGEVAPLPTLDARVRRFLTIYGLQDEADL, from the coding sequence ATGGCCCCGCGCAGTCCGGTCACGCGGGACTGCACCGCCTGCGGGGCCTGCTGCGCCGCGCCGGACATCCACGCGCTGGGCAAACCGCTGGGCGTGCCGTGCGTGCACCTCGGACCCGACCAGGGGTGCGGGCACCTGTGCGCCGTGTACGACTCGCGCCCCGGCGTGTGCCGCGCGTACCAGCCGGACTGGGTGTGCGGCGAGGTCGCGCCCCTGCCCACCCTGGACGCCCGCGTGCGGCGTTTCCTGACCATCTACGGCCTGCAGGACGAGGCCGATCTGTAG
- the chrA gene encoding chromate efflux transporter, producing MRVLEVFLVFLRLGLTGFGGPVAHLGYFRAEFVTRRAWISEAGYADLVALAGFLPGPASSQVGLSVGLLRAGWPGLLAAWSGFTLPSAALMTVLALGLTRLDPGQAAWLSGLKVAAVAVVAQAVAGLWASLVTDRVRAGLALGTAVALLLLPGAGTQVLALLVCAGVGWRWLSGPAGAGGAALPPVPVSRRAGTALLLLAGALLLTLPLLAPLGPGWATLDATYRAGALVFGGGHVVLPLLEGSFAALPATTFTAGYGAANAMPGPLFTFATFLGAAAHGPAGALIATLGIFLPGALLMVGALPHWAALAARPAARAALAGVNAGVVGLLLAALYDPVFTSAVRGPRDLALAVLAYAALTVLRWPAWAVVLACAGVGWVAL from the coding sequence ATGCGTGTTCTGGAAGTGTTTCTGGTGTTCCTGCGGCTGGGCCTGACGGGGTTCGGGGGGCCGGTCGCGCACCTGGGGTACTTCCGGGCGGAGTTCGTGACGCGCCGCGCGTGGATCAGCGAGGCCGGGTACGCGGACCTGGTGGCGCTGGCCGGGTTCCTGCCCGGCCCGGCCAGTTCGCAGGTGGGCCTGAGCGTGGGCCTGCTGCGCGCCGGCTGGCCGGGCCTGCTGGCCGCCTGGTCGGGCTTCACGCTGCCCAGCGCTGCCCTGATGACCGTGCTGGCGCTGGGCCTGACCCGCCTCGATCCGGGTCAGGCCGCGTGGCTGAGCGGCCTGAAGGTCGCGGCGGTCGCGGTGGTCGCGCAGGCCGTGGCGGGCCTGTGGGCGTCGCTGGTCACGGACCGGGTGCGGGCGGGCCTGGCGCTCGGCACGGCGGTGGCGCTGCTGCTGCTGCCCGGCGCGGGCACGCAGGTACTGGCGCTGCTGGTGTGCGCGGGCGTCGGCTGGCGCTGGCTGTCCGGGCCGGCCGGTGCGGGCGGCGCGGCCCTGCCTCCCGTGCCGGTGTCCCGCCGCGCCGGGACCGCGCTGCTGCTCCTGGCCGGGGCGCTGCTGCTGACGCTGCCACTGCTGGCCCCGCTGGGACCGGGCTGGGCCACGCTGGACGCCACGTACCGCGCCGGGGCGCTGGTGTTCGGGGGCGGGCACGTGGTCCTCCCGCTGCTGGAGGGCAGTTTCGCGGCGCTGCCGGCCACCACGTTCACCGCCGGGTACGGCGCGGCGAACGCCATGCCGGGCCCGCTGTTCACCTTCGCCACGTTCCTGGGGGCCGCCGCGCACGGTCCCGCCGGGGCGCTGATCGCCACGCTGGGCATCTTCCTGCCCGGCGCGCTGCTGATGGTCGGCGCGCTGCCCCACTGGGCGGCGCTGGCCGCCCGGCCCGCCGCCCGCGCCGCGCTGGCCGGCGTGAATGCCGGGGTGGTGGGCCTGCTGCTGGCCGCACTGTACGACCCGGTGTTCACCAGCGCCGTGCGCGGCCCGCGTGACCTGGCGCTGGCCGTGCTGGCCTACGCCGCCCTGACCGTCCTGCGGTGGCCCGCCTGGGCCGTGGTGCTGGCCTGTGCGGGCGTCGGGTGGGTGGCGCTGTAG
- the hisC gene encoding histidinol-phosphate transaminase has protein sequence MTSTPSADAGTTPAGVRAAVRDVPAYPFTPLDVPIKLDQNENPYDFPADLKAEALARMAARPWNRYPDLHADTLRERIAAFEDWEAAGVVVTPGSNVLIKLLTELGGIGQTVLTVNPTFSVYTLEAQLLGAELVQVPLNADFSLPVEALKAELAAREPGVLYITQPHAPTGHVDAEQDIRALIDAARGWIVVLDEAYYQYSAQDHRDLIRANPHCLSLRTFSKAWGLAGLRLGYALAHPELAGQLQKLVPAFNVSVLAQTALEVALENPAYVQQRVAEGLRERARVLEALAAHPTLEALPSQSNFFLLRSPDAGATYTHLLSRGIVVRRQDRLHLLEGCLRVAIGTPAENDALLAALAELA, from the coding sequence ATGACCTCCACGCCCTCTGCCGATGCCGGAACCACCCCGGCCGGGGTGCGCGCCGCCGTGCGCGACGTGCCCGCCTACCCGTTCACGCCGCTGGACGTACCCATCAAACTCGACCAGAACGAGAACCCCTACGATTTCCCGGCGGACCTGAAGGCCGAGGCCCTGGCGCGCATGGCCGCCCGCCCCTGGAACCGTTACCCGGACCTGCACGCCGACACCCTGCGGGAACGCATCGCCGCCTTCGAGGACTGGGAGGCCGCCGGGGTGGTCGTCACGCCCGGCAGCAACGTACTGATCAAGCTGCTGACCGAACTGGGCGGCATCGGGCAGACGGTCCTGACCGTGAACCCCACCTTCAGCGTGTACACCCTCGAAGCGCAGCTGCTGGGTGCCGAACTGGTGCAGGTGCCGCTGAACGCCGACTTCAGCCTGCCGGTCGAGGCGCTGAAGGCCGAACTGGCCGCGCGGGAACCCGGCGTGCTGTACATCACGCAGCCGCACGCCCCGACCGGACACGTGGACGCCGAACAGGACATCCGCGCCCTGATCGACGCCGCGCGGGGCTGGATCGTGGTGCTGGACGAGGCGTACTACCAGTACAGCGCCCAGGATCACCGCGACCTGATCCGCGCGAACCCCCACTGCCTGAGCCTGCGGACCTTCAGCAAGGCCTGGGGACTGGCGGGCCTGCGCCTCGGGTACGCGCTGGCGCACCCGGAACTGGCCGGGCAGCTTCAGAAACTCGTGCCGGCGTTCAACGTGAGCGTGCTGGCCCAGACCGCCCTGGAAGTCGCGCTGGAGAACCCCGCCTACGTGCAGCAGCGCGTGGCCGAGGGCCTGCGCGAGCGGGCGCGCGTGCTCGAAGCCCTGGCCGCCCACCCGACCCTGGAGGCGCTGCCCAGCCAGTCGAACTTCTTCCTGCTGCGCTCCCCGGACGCCGGGGCCACCTACACGCACCTGCTGTCACGCGGGATCGTCGTGCGCCGCCAGGACCGCCTGCACCTGCTGGAAGGCTGCCTGCGCGTGGCGATCGGCACGCCCGCCGAGAACGACGCGCTGCTGGCCGCGCTGGCCGAATTGGCTTGA